The following proteins are encoded in a genomic region of Synechococcus sp. CBW1002:
- a CDS encoding bifunctional nuclease family protein produces MVEMRIAGIALDAASRSPIVLLRDPSGRRQVPIWIDQAQAQNIMAGLNQQRPPRPLSHDLMANLMAVAGLSLERVIIHTIEDNTFRAVLKLQDSEGEASELDARPSDAIALALRTGSGIWMLEEVVADASIPVDAEADAEDQEDFRRFLETTSPAELVRQRRRAQPDLPNGQQLGEGGGSNDDDTTDPGGSGAPSAG; encoded by the coding sequence ATGGTGGAGATGCGCATCGCCGGGATCGCCCTGGATGCGGCCAGTCGGAGCCCGATCGTGCTGTTGCGCGATCCCTCCGGCCGCCGCCAGGTGCCGATCTGGATCGATCAGGCCCAGGCCCAGAACATCATGGCGGGCCTCAACCAGCAGCGTCCTCCCCGTCCGCTCAGCCACGACCTGATGGCCAACCTGATGGCGGTGGCTGGCCTCAGCCTGGAGCGGGTGATCATCCACACCATCGAAGACAACACCTTCCGGGCCGTGCTCAAGCTGCAGGACAGCGAGGGCGAGGCCAGCGAGCTCGATGCCCGTCCCAGCGACGCCATCGCCCTGGCCCTGCGCACCGGCAGCGGCATCTGGATGCTGGAGGAAGTGGTGGCCGACGCCTCGATTCCGGTCGATGCCGAAGCCGACGCCGAAGACCAGGAGGACTTCCGCCGCTTCCTGGAAACCACCAGCCCGGCCGAACTGGTGCGGCAGCGCCGCCGCGCCCAGCCCGACCTCCCCAATGGCCAACAGCTTGGGGAGGGTGGAGGGTCGAACGATGACGACACCACAGATCCCGGCGGATCCGGTGCCCCCTCTGCCGGCTGA
- a CDS encoding riboflavin synthase yields MFTGLVQAVGRLQRCPQGVRVSWLMQAGAPLGSVALGDSIAVDGVCLTAAELFADGFRADVSAETLARTGLAAKADQQAHVNLEPALRLVDRLGGHLVSGHVDGGGRVRGISREPASWRLELAWDDPAYGRYICEKASVAVDGISLTVAGCDPGGDRFWIAVIPHTWASTTLAERRLGDRVNLEADLLAKYTERLLLEGGRPAAAAPAQDLSASWLAEHGWG; encoded by the coding sequence ATGTTCACCGGACTGGTCCAGGCCGTGGGTCGGCTGCAGCGCTGCCCCCAGGGAGTGCGGGTGAGCTGGCTGATGCAGGCCGGCGCGCCGCTGGGGTCGGTGGCCCTCGGCGACAGCATCGCCGTGGATGGGGTGTGCCTGACCGCGGCCGAACTGTTCGCCGATGGATTCCGCGCCGATGTCAGTGCGGAGACCCTGGCACGAACCGGCCTGGCCGCCAAGGCCGACCAACAGGCCCACGTCAACCTCGAACCGGCCCTGCGCCTGGTCGATCGCCTCGGCGGCCACCTGGTCAGCGGTCATGTCGATGGCGGTGGGCGGGTGCGGGGCATCAGCCGCGAACCCGCCTCCTGGCGCCTGGAACTGGCCTGGGACGACCCGGCCTACGGCCGCTATATCTGTGAGAAGGCCAGCGTGGCCGTTGATGGCATCAGCCTCACGGTTGCGGGCTGCGATCCCGGCGGTGACCGCTTCTGGATCGCCGTGATCCCTCACACCTGGGCCTCCACCACCCTGGCGGAGCGGCGGCTCGGCGACCGGGTCAACCTGGAGGCGGATCTGCTGGCCAAGTACACCGAGCGGCTCCTGCTGGAGGGGGGCAGACCAGCCGCTGCAGCGCCGGCGCAGGATCTCAGCGCCAGCTGGTTGGCGGAGCATGGCTGGGGCTAG
- a CDS encoding HdeD family acid-resistance protein — MAVVDPLLSVDRGLRSFALAEGILMLVLGLLALFFPVVASIWVTAMVAVAFLVGGLVGWITNLLRARQLRRWLTFSRLLVSTLFVVTGFWMLHQMGAGPERAAAPVASLALAVGLVFLVEGAVGIVASLAHQRLMGWGWGLVNGVVTLVLGLLILTMKFWNLSWVLGVLVGVSFLFSGLDLITFSASFHDGEAGSDVGG, encoded by the coding sequence ATGGCGGTCGTTGACCCCCTGCTCTCCGTCGACCGCGGCCTGCGCAGCTTTGCGCTGGCCGAAGGCATCCTGATGCTGGTGCTGGGGCTGCTGGCCCTGTTCTTTCCGGTTGTGGCCTCGATCTGGGTGACCGCCATGGTGGCGGTGGCCTTTCTGGTGGGCGGGCTGGTCGGCTGGATCACCAACCTGTTGCGGGCGCGCCAACTGCGCCGCTGGCTCACCTTCTCCCGCCTGCTGGTCTCCACCCTGTTCGTGGTGACGGGCTTCTGGATGCTCCATCAGATGGGAGCAGGCCCCGAGCGTGCGGCTGCCCCTGTGGCGTCCCTGGCCCTGGCGGTGGGTCTGGTGTTCCTGGTGGAGGGGGCCGTGGGCATCGTGGCCTCCCTGGCCCATCAGCGCCTGATGGGCTGGGGCTGGGGGCTGGTGAACGGCGTGGTGACCCTGGTGCTGGGGTTGCTGATCCTCACGATGAAGTTCTGGAACCTGAGCTGGGTGCTTGGGGTGCTCGTGGGCGTGAGTTTCCTGTTCAGCGGCCTCGATCTGATCACCTTCAGCGCCAGCTTCCACGACGGCGAAGCAGGCTCTGACGTCGGCGGCTGA
- a CDS encoding AbrB family transcriptional regulator, with the protein MLKGKELLERARSLSNRPEEQIARACGYVGPSGRVLKKSFYRALVEAKGYRLPETPGGGGGAGGGSKGRQAEFRTRVHGNGNLLIGQAYTRRLGLVPGQEFRIQLHAETGSIWLVALDGSEDQADQSQEKSDQTHDPDQAQDES; encoded by the coding sequence ATGCTCAAGGGAAAGGAACTGCTGGAGCGAGCTCGCTCGTTGAGCAACCGTCCGGAAGAGCAGATCGCCCGTGCCTGCGGCTACGTGGGGCCCAGTGGCCGGGTCCTGAAGAAAAGTTTTTATCGCGCCCTGGTGGAAGCCAAGGGTTATCGCCTGCCGGAAACGCCAGGTGGCGGCGGTGGTGCTGGCGGTGGCAGCAAGGGACGCCAGGCCGAATTCCGCACCCGGGTGCATGGCAACGGAAATCTTCTGATCGGCCAGGCTTACACCCGACGCCTCGGCCTGGTGCCCGGCCAGGAATTCCGCATCCAGCTCCATGCCGAAACCGGATCGATCTGGCTCGTCGCCCTTGATGGCAGTGAGGACCAGGCTGATCAGTCGCAGGAGAAATCCGATCAGACCCATGACCCTGATCAGGCCCAGGACGAGTCCTGA